The following proteins are encoded in a genomic region of Triticum dicoccoides isolate Atlit2015 ecotype Zavitan chromosome 1B, WEW_v2.0, whole genome shotgun sequence:
- the LOC119350120 gene encoding histidine-containing phosphotransfer protein 2-like, with product MAYSVGIVSRFMEAPTMEHWAAVEIILRNLPDVDFDMVRELVHQLKGTSCSVAAKKVNLSCVHFCQFYEAKCKEGCRMALNLLRNEFYDVRDKLETIMQLEQQIAALGPK from the exons ATGGCCTATTCTGTTGGCATAGTGAGTCGCTTCATGGAAGCACCGACAATGGAACATTGGGCAGCTGTGGAAATTATACTCAG GAACCTGCCCGATGTGGACTTCGACATGGTGCGCGAACTGGTGCATCAGCTCAAGGGGACCAGCTGCAG TGTTGCTGCTAAGAAAGTTAACCTTTCATGTGTGCACTTCTGCCAATTCTACGAGGCAAAGTGCAAAGAAGG GTGCCGCATGGCATTGAATCTTCTTAGGAATGAGTTCTATGATGTGCGTGACAAGCTAGAGACCATTATGCAG TTGGAGCAGCAGATTGCAGCCTTGGGTCCTAAGTAG